Proteins encoded within one genomic window of Halocatena marina:
- a CDS encoding O-methyltransferase codes for MPPLHSDAVGRLLEWTSPSIDDVLSRMEARAEQEGFPTVGPEVGQTLALCTRLGNTQSVFELGSGFGYSAYWIARALPDDGSIVLTERNADRLDDARSYFEQGGLEDRAVFEHGEALDIVAQYDGPFDLIVLDHDTVDYTQGFDAVRALVAPGGAIIADNVACVDALTPDSLLATLGGESAPNDRTRAVADFFEHVKAAPDFETYVLPVGEGLAVSYRSR; via the coding sequence ATGCCACCACTTCATTCGGATGCGGTCGGTCGGCTACTTGAGTGGACGAGTCCGTCAATCGATGACGTGCTTTCGAGGATGGAAGCTCGTGCAGAACAAGAGGGATTCCCGACAGTCGGTCCGGAGGTCGGTCAGACGCTCGCGCTGTGTACCCGGTTAGGAAATACCCAGTCGGTGTTCGAACTCGGGTCCGGTTTTGGCTACTCGGCGTATTGGATAGCCCGCGCGCTGCCGGACGATGGATCGATCGTGCTGACCGAACGGAACGCCGACCGACTCGACGACGCCCGGTCGTACTTCGAGCAGGGTGGACTCGAAGACCGCGCGGTCTTCGAACACGGCGAGGCACTCGACATCGTCGCACAGTACGACGGTCCGTTCGATCTCATCGTGCTCGATCACGACACCGTCGACTATACGCAGGGATTCGATGCTGTTCGAGCGCTAGTTGCTCCCGGTGGTGCCATCATTGCTGACAACGTTGCCTGCGTGGATGCCCTCACACCAGACAGTCTCCTCGCTACACTCGGTGGGGAATCTGCACCGAACGACAGAACGCGGGCCGTCGCCGATTTCTTCGAGCACGTCAAAGCTGCCCCTGATTTCGAAACGTACGTTCTCCCTGTCGGTGAAGGACTCGCCGTCTCTTACCGAAGCCGGTAG
- a CDS encoding amidohydrolase yields the protein MSKQDLFEWIDGNESRLKRIAQSIWETPELGLHEEESASVLIEALENEGFEVETGVGGMPTAFVASYGEDEPHIGILGEYDALPGLSQKSTAERDPIEQGAPGHGCGHNLFGTAGVGAAIAVKNALDAGAVDGTVIFYGCPAEETLIGKTYMARAGVFDDLAAALTWHPGDLSTPRMGSSNAMNSLMYTFEGVSSHAAGSPESGRSALDGVQLLNTGVEYMREHISADARMHYTITDGGQAPNVVPAESTVWYFVRAPERSEVERNTEWLRDIADAAAKMSQTDVTERFLTGCYDYRPNEIISDVIWENMRQIGPIDYDEADYEFAADLKATVPDDRIEANLSNVPDELSAEICDESLHPEPVAPYDYDRQMAGSTDVGDVSWIVPMGQFSAATWPVGTPGHSWQVVAANGDFGQKGVTFAAKVLAGAIYDLLADRETLDAAREAFEADIGTDAYETPLPAESEPPFDVTAMRDT from the coding sequence ATGAGTAAACAGGATTTATTCGAGTGGATTGACGGGAATGAATCGCGCTTGAAGCGCATCGCACAATCGATCTGGGAGACACCCGAACTCGGTCTCCATGAGGAGGAATCTGCGTCAGTACTCATCGAAGCGCTCGAAAACGAAGGATTCGAAGTCGAAACAGGCGTTGGGGGGATGCCAACAGCGTTTGTTGCCTCGTACGGCGAAGACGAGCCACATATCGGCATCCTCGGTGAGTACGATGCACTCCCCGGACTCTCTCAGAAGAGCACAGCAGAGCGTGATCCCATAGAACAGGGCGCGCCCGGCCACGGGTGCGGGCACAACCTCTTCGGGACGGCAGGTGTCGGTGCAGCCATCGCAGTGAAAAACGCACTCGATGCAGGTGCTGTCGATGGGACCGTCATCTTCTACGGCTGTCCCGCTGAAGAGACGCTCATCGGTAAGACCTATATGGCGCGAGCTGGCGTCTTCGATGATCTTGCGGCGGCGCTGACGTGGCATCCTGGTGATCTCAGTACTCCTCGAATGGGATCTTCGAACGCGATGAACTCGCTCATGTACACGTTTGAAGGCGTTTCCTCTCACGCAGCGGGCTCTCCGGAGTCGGGCCGGAGTGCACTCGACGGCGTCCAGTTGCTGAACACTGGTGTTGAGTATATGCGCGAACACATCTCTGCCGATGCTCGGATGCACTACACGATCACTGACGGTGGGCAGGCACCGAACGTCGTTCCGGCCGAATCGACTGTCTGGTACTTCGTCCGTGCTCCCGAGCGCAGTGAGGTCGAGCGGAACACCGAGTGGCTCCGTGACATTGCGGACGCTGCCGCAAAGATGAGCCAAACAGACGTCACTGAGCGGTTTCTCACTGGATGTTATGACTACCGTCCCAACGAAATTATCTCAGATGTCATTTGGGAGAATATGCGTCAGATCGGTCCGATCGATTACGATGAGGCGGACTATGAGTTCGCCGCGGATCTGAAAGCGACCGTCCCCGACGACCGGATCGAAGCGAATCTCTCGAACGTTCCCGACGAACTCTCTGCGGAGATCTGTGACGAATCACTCCATCCCGAACCCGTTGCGCCATACGATTACGACCGACAGATGGCGGGCTCGACCGACGTCGGTGACGTGAGCTGGATCGTTCCGATGGGACAGTTCAGCGCCGCAACGTGGCCAGTGGGGACGCCCGGCCATTCGTGGCAGGTCGTTGCGGCGAATGGCGATTTTGGACAGAAAGGCGTCACCTTCGCTGCGAAAGTGCTCGCAGGAGCGATTTACGACTTGCT
- a CDS encoding IclR family transcriptional regulator codes for MDRDGTESKTIQSVENAFRILNELLRREQATVTELSDVVGLSKGTVHHYLATLRNENVVEQVDGKYQLGLRSLSFGGAARERETVFQIGKDGVDRLAETTGETARLVVERDGYGITLHQATSADRNEVQTYLGTRENLHSTAAGKAMLSVMDNEHKDIVSQVQLSQHTEHTIVDPAELREELADIRSSGIAFDNEEQFDGVRCVATAITTDTDDLLGAISVNGPAERIDDAMFYKEIPQALQNVAGVIEINTAYLGWMEQTTENLT; via the coding sequence ATGGACCGAGACGGAACGGAAAGCAAAACGATACAATCGGTCGAAAACGCATTCCGTATCCTGAATGAACTTCTGCGTCGGGAGCAAGCAACCGTTACGGAACTCAGCGACGTTGTCGGGCTCTCGAAGGGAACAGTCCATCATTACCTAGCAACACTGCGAAACGAGAACGTTGTCGAACAAGTCGACGGGAAATACCAGCTCGGGCTTCGATCACTCTCGTTTGGTGGCGCGGCACGCGAGCGAGAGACAGTCTTTCAAATCGGCAAAGATGGTGTAGATCGGCTCGCTGAGACGACCGGTGAGACGGCACGATTAGTCGTCGAACGCGACGGCTACGGTATTACCCTTCATCAGGCGACGTCAGCAGATCGCAACGAAGTTCAAACGTATCTAGGAACGCGGGAAAATCTACACAGCACTGCTGCAGGAAAGGCGATGCTTTCTGTGATGGACAACGAACACAAAGACATCGTTTCACAGGTGCAGCTGTCTCAACACACTGAACACACGATCGTCGATCCGGCGGAGTTGCGCGAGGAACTCGCGGATATCCGCTCAAGCGGGATCGCTTTTGACAATGAAGAACAGTTCGATGGCGTCCGCTGTGTTGCGACCGCAATTACTACTGATACTGACGATCTTCTCGGTGCAATCAGTGTGAATGGCCCTGCCGAGCGGATTGACGATGCGATGTTCTACAAAGAGATCCCACAAGCGCTTCAAAACGTAGCAGGCGTTATCGAAATCAACACCGCCTATCTCGGATGGATGGAACAAACGACTGAAAATTTAACGTGA
- a CDS encoding PLP-dependent aspartate aminotransferase family protein — protein sequence MASEHHSHFETRSVSTGEDPANTKAGDVTVPIHLASTYTLSNVDPDLSLEEVDPDRGEFLYGRLSNPTRHAAETRIASLEQANHGLCFSSGSAAIATTFLSIVEPGDHIVAFDDLYAGTTRMLTDFFEQRLNVEVTAVDATDVGNVEAAMQPETKLVWVESPTNPSMRLCDIAAIAAVAHANNSLLGVDNTFLSPYFQQPLSLGADVVAHSTTKYLNGHSDSIGGAVVTDHDPLAEEMGFLQQIALGNQMPPFDAYLFLRGMKTLPSRMRDHEANAMVIAEYLETHPAVSDVFYPGLESHPQHELADRQQSGYGGILSFDLAGDQSDAIAFLEALSEFSLAVSVGGVESLIQLPAAMTHEPLGEKARAALGITDTLVRMSVGIEHVDDLISDLDKGFAAMSETPLSET from the coding sequence ATGGCATCCGAACATCACTCTCACTTCGAGACACGAAGTGTCTCCACCGGTGAAGACCCCGCAAACACGAAAGCAGGCGACGTTACCGTCCCCATTCACTTGGCGTCCACCTACACGCTTTCGAACGTCGACCCAGATCTCTCGTTAGAGGAAGTCGATCCAGATCGAGGAGAGTTCCTATATGGCCGGCTGTCAAACCCCACACGACACGCTGCCGAAACACGGATCGCCAGCCTCGAACAGGCGAATCACGGACTCTGTTTTTCCTCCGGATCCGCTGCAATTGCAACCACATTTCTCTCAATCGTCGAACCAGGCGACCATATCGTCGCGTTCGACGACCTCTATGCGGGCACGACGCGGATGTTGACAGACTTCTTTGAACAACGGCTGAATGTCGAGGTAACCGCTGTCGATGCGACCGACGTGGGGAACGTCGAAGCGGCCATGCAACCAGAAACGAAGCTGGTCTGGGTAGAGTCACCAACGAACCCATCGATGCGCCTCTGTGATATAGCAGCGATCGCTGCTGTCGCACACGCGAATAACTCCTTGCTTGGTGTCGATAATACGTTCCTCTCTCCGTACTTCCAACAACCGCTTTCGCTCGGTGCTGATGTCGTGGCCCACTCGACCACGAAGTATCTTAACGGTCACTCCGACTCGATCGGTGGTGCTGTCGTCACCGATCACGATCCCTTGGCTGAAGAGATGGGCTTTCTCCAGCAGATCGCCCTCGGCAATCAGATGCCCCCGTTTGATGCGTACCTCTTCCTCCGTGGGATGAAAACACTCCCGTCTCGGATGCGCGACCACGAGGCAAACGCCATGGTCATCGCAGAGTATCTCGAAACCCATCCGGCAGTTTCGGACGTCTTCTATCCCGGGCTGGAATCGCACCCACAACACGAGTTAGCCGACCGTCAGCAGTCGGGCTATGGGGGTATTCTCTCGTTCGATTTGGCTGGCGATCAGTCCGATGCGATTGCGTTTCTCGAAGCGCTTTCTGAGTTTTCGTTGGCAGTCTCTGTGGGGGGCGTGGAATCACTCATCCAACTGCCTGCGGCGATGACGCACGAACCGTTGGGAGAAAAAGCACGGGCTGCACTCGGAATCACCGATACGCTCGTCCGGATGTCAGTCGGCAT
- a CDS encoding helix-turn-helix domain-containing protein, whose protein sequence is MISEITTTHERLSQLKDEFDTAGFTYDIVSVTQTTDSTGLLTDRQRQVMTGALEQGYYGTPRECSLITLADALAVSKSTASVVLHNAEETVIKEFFTESVE, encoded by the coding sequence GTGATCTCGGAGATAACTACCACACACGAACGGCTCTCTCAACTCAAAGACGAGTTTGATACTGCTGGTTTCACCTACGACATCGTCTCCGTTACACAAACGACCGATTCGACCGGGCTCTTGACCGACCGCCAACGGCAAGTCATGACTGGAGCACTCGAACAGGGGTACTACGGCACTCCCCGTGAGTGTTCACTCATTACTCTCGCAGACGCGCTAGCGGTCAGCAAATCGACCGCCAGCGTCGTACTCCACAACGCTGAGGAGACAGTCATCAAGGAATTTTTCACAGAGTCGGTCGAGTAA